The sequence TATTCAAATACCGGTAATTTAGCATTAGGATCAAATATATCTGGTTATGATGTAGACGATGTAAACAATGCTATACCAGAACAACAACAACCATTTgacagtttaaaaaaagtaaatagtaaaaattatttaatttttattgcaatatttattttgaaaaaataattttaaatcttcaGGTATCAGTTGAAAGTGAATCCCAAAAACCACCtgaaattaaacatttagttGTTTcagttttgtcaaaaactgtacGATTACCAGAAAACGAAGCTACACTTTCTGCTTATACTGTACCAGCAGATGACACAggtatattctatttattaactattcatCAGTTTATTGTTATgacatattcattataattctataatgatTTAGGTCATAGTTATCAATATGAATGGTCACTGATTTCAAAAACTCAGGGCTCTGGACAAACTGTATCAATGAATGATCAGAATGGAAGCACATTGAAACTTTCTAATTTAGTTGAAGGTTTATATATGTTCAAGGTGACTGTTACCGGTACAGGTGCTTTTGGAGAAGCACAAGCTAATGTCACGGTATTACTACGTAAGTCTTAtaagtcttaaaatatattattttaaaattgtttatttaactaaaaatatattttatattaaaatttctttttaaagcACAAAGAATCAATACACCACCAAAAGCTGTGATATTACCATCTTCCTTGGTGGTAAAGTTACCTAATACAGTAGCAGTGCTTGATGGTTCAAGTAGTCGTGATGATACTGGTATTGTGCATTGGCGTTGGGAGTTACAAAAAGGTCAACTAGGATATCGACCTCATTTACCCCCTGATACTCCAACTTTACAGTTAAATGTTCTACAAATTCCTGGAAACTATACattcaagtaaataatatttttatttaatttagtatatttttttctttagacaTTATTACTTGTTAAAACATCTTTAAAAGTTCCATATTGTACCTTTAAAGATTGAAAATCATATACAGATAGTTCAAAAATCATGGTTTTTTCTACATATTGAGAAACTACTGAAattttacatgtataatattaagaacGTCTTagcaaatgtaatttaaatatgcttttttagagtttatttattttacctaaacttaaaagtttattatcatatatctaTGACAGTTTTAGTGCatcaatattaattgataattatggaattaatattagaatatatttttgttttcatttgtttacaataaaatttctCTCATGTAGTTGGAATTCATCTAGAGCAGGGGTCTTTGACCTTTTTATGCAGTGGGtcgcatattattttttttaaattatgcggGCCACATTCGTAGTAAAAACAtgtgttttatagttttatcgaAATAGAAAAGATACTtgctaaatttcaaatataatcaCGGGCCTCACATTATGACAAGGAGGGCCATGGGTTGAAGACCCCTGATCTATAGTAAATATTGAGTTATTGtgacttatttaatattattgtttaattttactagatgtttatattttacaaatttaacttaaacGAGGTAAATATTTTGGATGTAGTGATTActgattttattaaactttgtgatctttataattaatatattaagtataccatTGCATCAAGCTAtctaaaatatgtgtattaataaaaaaaccattaaaatgaattattatacatatttttaatttaatttaatttaatttaagattgaCCGTTATGGATGCGTGGAATGCTACCGACTCAACTACAGCTAATATTACTGTTATGCGAGTACCTGACTATCCGCCAGAGGCAAATGCTGGTCAAGATATGGTTGTTTATTTACCAGTAAAAAATGTGACTCTAAATGGAAGTCTAAGTACAGATGATCATGGTATTGTTGCATGGGAGTGGACAAAAAGTTCTTCAGATCAAAATAAAGCTGTCGATATTCaagtgattaaaaaataaaaataaaattactataatataaattaacaatgtttaatttatgtttaaaaacctTTTAGGATACACGTACACCATATCCCAGGTTATCTAATTTGGAAGAAGGTTTGTACACATTTGTATTACGAGTGACTGATAATGCAAATCAAACATCAAGTCCATCAGAAGTTCATGTTTTTGTCAAACCACCAACCAATAAACCCCCTGTTGGtatgtttattcatatttttgtatgactatgacttaatacaattattatgtatatgattacattttttatttagccATTGctggtaaaaatttaacattatcatTGCCTCAAACTTGGGCATTACTTGATGGTTCAAAAAGTAGCGATGATATTGGAATTGAAAAATGGAAGTGGTATCAAATTAGGTACAAAGAAAATCTTttgttaaattttgttaataaattattaccatataaataaatttattacagtGGTCCATCGAATGTGCGTTTCAATAAAGACAACGCATCTAGAACAAATGTTACTGAATTGACGAAAGGTGTTTATGTAATTGGTTTAACTGTCACTGATGGAAATGGAAATAACGCTTCAGACATTGTTAAAATTACAGTATATCAAAGTAAGATAATGTTTATTGTGAAATACAATCAAATCAATTGAatcttatttaaacatttttaacaattttaatttatattacccaTTTTTTCGATAGtctaatactaaatataaattttttagacAAAAATACTCCACCTAAAGCTAACGCTGGTGGagataaaacaattgtattgcCAGTCAGTGCTATTGTTCTCAATGGCTCATTGTCATGGGATGATTTAGCCATTGTAAAATGGGACTGGATTCGTGAACCAAATTCTTTAGCTgctggaaatataattttaaattcagacCATTCGTCGGTTCTAAttgtatgtaaatttatatattttatatttacctaatattttaaactaaattataacttatttattttaaaattttctttgaTTAGGTAACAAACATTGTTGAAGGACGATATGTATTTCGTTTAAAAGTTACTGATGACCAAGGAGCGTCCAGTGAAGATATAGTTTCGGTTAACGTCAAGCCTGGTATAATAGTTTACAGATCTTTTTTTTGTCTgacatgaatatttatttaatataagccTGTATTCATTTTCAGATCCTATTGCAAAGTCTATTGTTTGTTTAACACTTTACATTGAAGCAAGCCGATTAACACAAAATCAAGCAGACGAGGTGAAATTAAAACTAGGCATGTTATTGCCAACTGGCAGTCAATTAAAGGTTAGAAAATGGACAGAAGAACAAAATTCTAAAAGGGCCCAGTTACATTTCTTCgttgatgataataaaaataaaacactctcAGGACCAGATGTAGTCTCTATGTTAAAATCCAAACTCAAACAAGATTCTTCACTTTTACAACTATCTGTTGACAATATTCAAACTACAGTTTGTCAAAATAATTGTTCAGGTTTGTGcacaaattactttttttttttaaaaaagattcTTAAAtcttattagtgttattacttattagttattatcaatGGTGTAGTTATAAATTTGCTcatattttcattgaaattcctgtaaatttattaaaaatataatatattttttttttataaattgggtATATTGTCTCAAAAAACGCTTCACCTCTAGTAATTTATACTGTAGTACTGTACTGATTGTAAAAAAGAAGAATGCATCCAgcatgaaaattttaattattttaaattgttattttgattgttacttatattttatacaggccACGGAATCTGTGAAGAAGAAACACGTATATGCGTTTGTGAAGCATTTTGGATGCACAATTTGTACAGAGCTTTATTTGGAGATGGTGAATCCAATTGTGGTaagtttaaacatataattttaatatttattcatcttAAAGATgtcatattttcttaaaatattttattttatagtatttgaactaattaataaattattttatattagaagaggaattcttataataactaattaattgtttttattttaaataatatttaggttatattaaattgaacatAAGTCAAAATTgaatggtaaattataatatttataaattattttttgatatatattatatgttattcacatatacaatataaccgtaatacaaaattatatcatcTCCTAAGATttgatgttaaaaaatatattgaattgtgTCGGGTTTCTACGATATGCTTGTTATACATAGGtgcaatttgagttttaaatttggaggggctattataatttgtatgtattgatATATGTACTATGTGTATGCTCCCTAAGATATATAAAGGTGGAAGGGGATATATAAAAGCTATTTTTTTGGGGAGGGCTATGATTGATTTTGAGGGGGCTTAGCCCCCAAGTCCCCCTCAAATTGCGATTATGTTATAGTTTATCAAAGTAAAGTTATAAATGCTACTATTTTATCGTATAAATGTGtctctatgatataatatatttaaacgagGCAGTTA is a genomic window of Rhopalosiphum padi isolate XX-2018 chromosome 4, ASM2088224v1, whole genome shotgun sequence containing:
- the LOC132929407 gene encoding dyslexia-associated protein KIAA0319-like protein; protein product: MKSSQSILFGVLLMFVYCRCFYASVRDRKDLCPKINPWVFLGYRPLSKEDAGLYIKISNVTLNGCIMKCCESDNCNVVFMNKNDCYTLSCKTNDDCFPVYAKEHVLDFKMILVAPLSPANYWTDILEGNSFSEPEDAKVVSLDKICEVNNDCSDNELCDPQIGICVCSEGYQLDDTKKFCYSNTGNLALGSNISGYDVDDVNNAIPEQQQPFDSLKKVSVESESQKPPEIKHLVVSVLSKTVRLPENEATLSAYTVPADDTGHSYQYEWSLISKTQGSGQTVSMNDQNGSTLKLSNLVEGLYMFKVTVTGTGAFGEAQANVTVLLPQRINTPPKAVILPSSLVVKLPNTVAVLDGSSSRDDTGIVHWRWELQKGQLGYRPHLPPDTPTLQLNVLQIPGNYTFKLTVMDAWNATDSTTANITVMRVPDYPPEANAGQDMVVYLPVKNVTLNGSLSTDDHGIVAWEWTKSSSDQNKAVDIQDTRTPYPRLSNLEEGLYTFVLRVTDNANQTSSPSEVHVFVKPPTNKPPVAIAGKNLTLSLPQTWALLDGSKSSDDIGIEKWKWYQISGPSNVRFNKDNASRTNVTELTKGVYVIGLTVTDGNGNNASDIVKITVYQNKNTPPKANAGGDKTIVLPVSAIVLNGSLSWDDLAIVKWDWIREPNSLAAGNIILNSDHSSVLIVTNIVEGRYVFRLKVTDDQGASSEDIVSVNVKPDPIAKSIVCLTLYIEASRLTQNQADEVKLKLGMLLPTGSQLKVRKWTEEQNSKRAQLHFFVDDNKNKTLSGPDVVSMLKSKLKQDSSLLQLSVDNIQTTVCQNNCSGHGICEEETRICVCEAFWMHNLYRALFGDGESNCEWSIVYVVIILAAMFVTTVFCFWSIACFCNRICTTKQKIKKYKLVGVDDDNHSMKSSMSHLELSDTDSDSDVLLDVRKAKMNQNSMSNKFLNVSRYKKNKRVNA